One Chaetodon auriga isolate fChaAug3 chromosome 14, fChaAug3.hap1, whole genome shotgun sequence genomic window carries:
- the heatr5a gene encoding HEAT repeat-containing protein 5A isoform X2 — MERAHSLLLNEEVCSQLGEHQRAEFVFEWLTHLKKLLPAADRADIKQNQRRLIEQLSGVLIGSPGPPTRWLLAHCLALLFRLGDPVPSSLLVEKCNDIIRSKDDSPSGLPTRLAAVACLGALFEQLGRMLVGSFKDTLTNLLKAMKSAESQGRYEIMLSLEKILRGLGVSAVPFHRDVYKAARTCLTDRSTAVRCAAAKCLLELQREAAFLWTSELENVATLCFRAFEGSNYNVRVSVAKLLGTLLAAAVEPRQPTAPRQGGRGRSSLEEVMDLLSMGFLRGGAGFLRASGDMLKGTSSVGKDVRIGVTQACVVFVSTLGGAWLEANFPAFLSLLMELASHGRATQTPGDAVVTRCCVSFILRTTLGSLLGEKAQTNAAKQLCLAVAAQKRAIEAALTDGNVETRTSSADVSASQHVLVCCLLELGALIQGLGSTATPLLTDSSTALLDTVISVLLHPVASACLAAAWCLRCVAVAMPSQGSLLLDRCSERLVALKSSPEAVAGYGAAVAALVAAVQHCPLGIPHTKGMVVLGLAEDLLRSASQNSRISLQRTQAGWLLVSSLVTLGPAVVEHHLSRLLLLWRCVFPASLREQEMELRRGDYFTWQVTLEGRAGALCAIKNLLRHCRELVTDDIINRLLTPLACAVALLTKLPALVRSYGASVRSWSLVYRLRVYELLALLPPHNYQESFGLVMNQLVTDLSGQDNLNHPCSELTLLPPLCHHDDLPLVGPALQDTDHRYIEKQLHGSSVGGGSLDNDTFSLCERSDEAPAPLPPAVALTAAAVRLFGVLFPHIISAQRVKILEQFVETVNQLKGQRQQTVQTHVCAALCSLLKLQGGVRGSLGPEEVRSPALSLLTGALESVSPLLRCLAAEGLSRLVQVVGDPGFTVSVSLLCFDRLKTARDAASRSGYALALGALQRYTGGISSPQHLSTCLGVLFTLSQDSTSPEVQTWSLHSLSLAVDLSGGLYRAHAEPSFTLVLRLLLSAPPTHPEVHQSLGRCLHALITCLGPDLQGAGAAVSALRSSCLVGCGVMQASPDSLVQTRSISCLQQLHMFSPPHVNLASLVPALCEILLDFSMLAHLCSSYLCLRRAVVACLRQLVQREALEVSEHAVTLVKELPRRDNTQLDVTIKEVGLEGALFTLLDRESDPGLRRDIQETLVHMMASSATSGKLGHWLKLCKDVLSATTDCRAPVEASQEDEEADPARDDDSSAFRARSESGGPFTALRWATRRFAMECVCRIIAQCETADPAHFDMALAQERRLHESTDFLVLHLGDLVRMAFMAATDHSDRLRLAGLQTLLVIIRRFSAVPEPEFPGHVILEQYQANVGAALRPAFSADAPPDVTAKACQVCSAWIASGVVSDLRDLRRVHQLLASSLAKVQAGRDPSSQLYNEATATMETLAVLKAWAEVYIVAVQSGGQKESNDRTADLSLSSPANDGSGPESGGADLLKLVQSDLSTLSRLWLAALQDYALLTLPWEYASQLPATGGSFYTAETVKQARAHYSSSWAPILHATSLWLHSTGFVMSDDTPANLSRPATPTSMGHTGSVGGAKSPEDINADRLHLILGISVEFLCSPHSEDQMENITSCLRALQALLDVSWPRAKIGNDQALSVELLSVLHRLMVTRESASVQLAVLDLLRQIVTAAQEHVREKRHSAEVDDGAAEKETLPEFGEGRDTGGLIPGRSLVFGALELCLCVLVRKLPQLSPKLAGTSPTGPGGSVWRLTDSDCHLVSSALCVLSELPSVCSPEGSVSILPTVLYLLLGVLRELVHQPSTHTGSPVAAGSVGGAGLGSVVQEALQALKSVVTSPMSRQEKSRGAWNLLLRSAVNTLLGLWDADSAVDQVSLLTALTVFLLSAGPDVCAVEPLHSLCLRRFTASMDAKDPLVVSRCYQLLTTVFQAPPAVAVPYIQALGPPLVRFLQKVERSRPQSPEELLGVLEAVRAMEALVQAADESQRPHLAAILLPLLISFLLDENALGSAPAASRSLHEAALKDLMRLGPQHSAVFRSLIASSPHLKSRLEAAVKGNQESLNTKASSANAAARSAAKSSPSITLKTNFL; from the exons ATGGAGCGAGCTCACAGCCTCCTGCTGAACGAGGAGGTGTGCAGTCAGTTGGGTGAACATCAGAGGGCGGAGTTTGTCTTTGAGTGGCTGACCCACCTGAAGAAGCTCCTTCCTGCCGCCGACCGG GCCGACATCAAACAGAACCAGCGGCGTCTGATCGAGCAGCTGTCGGGCGTTCTGATTGGCTCCCCCGGCCCGCCGACCCGCTGGCTGCTGGCCCACTGCTTGGCCCTGCTCTTCCGCCTGGGAGACCCCGTTCCCTCAAGCCTATTGGTGGAGAAGTGCAATGACATCATCCGCAGCAAAGACGACTCTCCGTCAGGCCTCCCGACACGACT ggcGGCCGTCGCGTGTCTCGGCGCTCTGTTTGAGCAGCTCGGCCGGATGCTCGTCGGCTCCTTCAAAGACACGCTGACCAACCTGCTGAAGGCCATGAAGAGCGCCGAG tctcaGGGTCGCTATGAGATCATGCTGAGCTTGGAGAAGATCCTGCGAGGTTTGGGTGTCAGCGCTGTGCCGTTTCACCGTGACGTCTACAAGGCGGCGAGGACGTGTCTGACGGACCGATCCACGGCGGTACGCTGCGCCGCTGCCAAG tgtctgctggagctgcagagggaggcgGCGTTCCTGTGGACCAGCGAGCTGGAGAACGTGGCCACGCTGTGCTTCAGAGCCTTCGAAGGATCCAACTACAACGTCAGAGTGTCCGTCGCCAAGCTGCTGGGAACTCTGCTGGCGGCCGCCGTGGAGCCCCGACAGCCCACAG CCCCCAGGCAGGGTGGGCGGGGTCGCAGCTccctggaggaggtgatggatcTGTTGTCGATGGGATTCCTGCGGGGCGGGGCCGGTTTCCTCCGAGCCAGCGGAGACATGCTGAAGGGGACGAGCTCCGTCGGCAAGGACGTCCGAATTGGAGTCACTCAG gcctGCGTGGTCTTCGTCTCCACCCTGGGCGGTGCCTGGTTGGAGGCGAACTTCCCAGCCTTCCTGTCCCTGCTGATGGAGCTGGCGTCCCACGGCAGGGCCACGCAGACGCCGGGCGACGCCGTGGTGACCCGCTGCTGCGTGTCCTTCATCCTGAGGACCACCCTGGGGTCTCTGCTGGGAGAGAAGGCTCAGACCAACGCCGCCAAACAGCTGTGCCTCGCTGTGGCCGCACAGAAACGAGCCATCG aagctGCTCTGACTGATGGGAACGTGGAGACCAGAACTTCATCTGCGGACGTCTCAGCCAGTCAGCACGTGCTggtctgctgcctgctggaacTGGGAGCTCTCATACAGGGACTGGGATCCACCGCCACCCCCctcctgactgacagcagcacag CTCTCCTGGACACGGTGATCTCCGTCCTCCTCCACCCCGTCGCCTCGGCCTGTTTGGCCGCCGCCTGGTGCCTGCGCTGCGTTGCCGTGGCGATGCCATCCCAGGGTTCCTTGCTGCTGGATCGCTGTTCTGAGCGCCTCGTAGCGCTGAAGTCTTCCCCTGAAGCTGTGGCCGGGTACGGAGCCGCCGTCGCCGCCCTGGTGGCTGCAGTGCAGCACTGCCCTCTGGGAATACCACacaccaaaggcatg gtggtGCTGGGTCTGGCTGAGGACCTGCTGCGTTCGGCCTCTCAGAACAGTCGTATCTCTCTGCAGAGGACTCAGGCCGGCTGGCTGCTCGTCTCATCTCTCGTCACTTTGG GCCCAGCGGTCGTGGAGCACCACCTgtcccgtctcctcctcctgtggcggtgtgtgtttcctgcttcactcagggagcaggagatggagctgCGACGAGGGGACTACTTTACGTGGCAGGTTACACTAGAGGGACGTGCCGGGGCGCTCTGCG CGATAAAGAACCTGCTGCGGCACTGCAGGGAGCTCgtcactgatgacatcatcaaccGTCTGCTCACGCCATTGGCCTGCGCCGTGGCCCTGCTCACCAA gCTGCCTGCCCTCGTCAGGTCTTATGGCGCTTCGGTCCGCAGCTGGTCGCTCGTCTACAGGCTGAGAGTCTACGAGCTGCTcgctctgctgcctccacacaACTACCAAG AGAGTTTTGGTTTGGTGATGAACCAGCTGGTGACTGACCTGTCCGGTCAGGACAACCTGAACCACCCGTGCTCTGAGCTCACCCTGCTGCCCCCCCTCTGTCACCATGACGACCTGCCTCTGGTCGGCCCCGCCCTCCAGGACACAGACCACAGATACATCGAGAAACAG CTCCACGGCAGCAGTGTGGGAGGGGGCTCTCTGGACAACGACACCTTCAGTCTGTGTGAGAGGAGCGATGAAGCCcccgctcctcttcctcctgccgTCGCTCTGACCGCTGCCGCCGTCCGTCTCTTCGGAGTGCTCTTCCCGCACATCATCTCCGCTCAGAG ggTGAAGATCCTGGAGCAGTTTGTAGAGACCGTCAACCAGCTGAAGGGTCAACGGCAGCAGACCGTCCAGACGCACGTCTGTGCTgccctctgcagtctgctcaAG CTCCAGGGTGGTGTTCGGGGGTCTCTGGGCCCGGAGGAGGTGCGTTCCCCGGCGTTGTCCCTCCTGACGGGGGCGCTGGAGAGTGTCAGTCCTCTGCTGCGCTGTCTGGCTGCTGAAGGTCTGTCCCGGCTGGTTCAGGTGGTCGGAGACCCCGGGTTCACGGTGTCCGTCTCCCTGCTGTGTTTCGACAG GCTGAAGACGGCTCGGGACGCAGCGTCTCGCAGTGGCTACGCTCTGGCTCTGGGGGCGCTGCAGCGCTACACCGGAGGAATCAGCTCACCTCAACACCTGTCCACCTGCCTGGGGGTCCTGTTCACCCTGAGCCAGGACAGCACCTCACCTGAGGTCCAG ACTTGGTCTCTCCACAGTCTGTCTCTGGCAGTCGACCTGTCCGGCGGTTTGTACCGCGCCCACGCCGAGCCGTCCTTCACCCTGGTGCTCCGGCTGCTGCTGTCGGCGCCACCCACCCACCCTGAGGTGCACCAGAGCCTGGGACGCTGTCTGCACGCCCTCATCACCTGCCTGGGCCCCGACCTGCAAG gtgcGGGTGCAGCAGTGTCCGCTCTGCGCTCCAGCTGTCTGGTGGGCTGTGGCGTGATGCAGGCCAGTCCGGACTCTCTGGTTCAGACCAGatccatttcctgtctgcagcagctgcacatgTTCTCGCCGCCACACGTCAACCTGGCGAGCCTCGTACCTGCTCTCTGT GAGATCTTGTTGGACTTTTCCATGTTG GCCCACCTGTGCAGCTCTTACCTGTGCCTGCGGCGGGCCGTGGTGGCGTGTCTGCGGCAGCTGGTCCAGCGGGAGGCGCTGGAGGTGTCCGAGCACGCCGTGACGCTGGTCAAAGAGCTGCCGAGACGAGACAACACGCAGCTGG ACGTCACCATAAAGGAGGTCGGTCTGGAAGGAGCCCTGTTCACTCTGTTGGACCGGGAGTCAGATCCGGGTCTGAGGAGGGACATCCAGGAGACTCTGGTCCACATGATGGCGTCCAGCGCCACCAGCGGTAAACTGGGACACTGGCTCAAACTCTGCAAGGACGTCCTGTCTGCAACCACCG ACTGTCGGGCGCCGGTCGAGGCGAGtcaggaggacgaggaggcgGACCCCGCCAGAGACGACGACTCCTCTGCTTTCAGAGCTCGGTCGGAGTCCGGCGGCCCGTTCACGGCTCTGCGCTGGGCCACGCGCCGCTTCGCcatggagtgtgtgtgccgCATCATCGCCCAGTGTGAGACGGCAGACCCGGCGCACTTCGACATGGCTCTGGCTCAGGAGCGCCGCCTGCACGAGTCCACCG ACTTCCTGGTCCTCCATCTCGGTGACCTGGTCCGCATGGCGTTCATGGCGGCGACGGACCACAGCGACCGGCTGCGGCTGGCGGGTCTCCAGACCCTGCTGGTGATCATCAGACGCTTCTCGGCCGTCCCCGAGCCAGAGTTCCCCGGTCATGTGATCCTGGAGCAGTACCAGGCCAAC gtcgGAGCTGCTCTCAGACCAGCCTTCAGTGCTGATGCTCCTCCTGATGTCACAGCCAAGGCCTGCCAG GTGTGCAGTGCCTGGATTGCGAGCGGCGTGGTCAGCGACCTCCGTGACCTGCGGCGCGTCCATCAGCTCCTGGCCTCCTCATTGGCTAAAGTCCAGGCTGGGAGGGACCCCTCCAGCCAGCTGTACAACGAGGCCACCGCTACCATGGAGACGCTGGCCGTCCTTAAGGCCTGGGCTGAG GTTTACATCGTAGCTGTCCAGAGCGGCGGGCAGAAGGAGAGCAACGATAGGACGGCTGATCTGTCGCTCTCCTCGCCGGCCAATGACGGCTCAGGCCCCGAGTCAGGAGGGGCGGACCTTCTGAAGTTGGTCCAGTCGGATCTGTCAACACTGAGCCGCCTGTGGTTGGCGGCGCTGCAGGACTACGCCCTGCTGACCCTCCCGTGGGAGTACGCATCACAGTTACCTGCGACAG gaggttCTTTctacacagcagagacagtgaaACAGGCCAGAGCTCATTACTCCTCCTCCTGGGCTCCCATCCTCCACGCCACCTCCCTGTGGCTCCACAGCACTG GTTTTGTGATGTCAGACGACACGCCCGCCAACCTGTCCAGACCGGCCACGCCCACCTCCATGGGACACACTGGCTCTGTGGGCGGAGCCAAGAGTCCAGAGGACATCAACGCCGACAGGCTGCATCTCATACTGG GGATCAGTGTGGAGTTCCTGTGTTCTCCGCACTCGGAGGACCAGATGGAgaacatcacttcctgtctgcgaGCTCTGCAGGCGCTGCTGGACGTCTCCTGGCCCCGAGCCAAGATCGGAAATGACCAG GCTCTGAGCGTGGAGCTGCTCAGCGTCCTCCACAGGCTGATGGTGACCAGAGAGTCGGCGTCGGTTCAGCTGGCCGTGTTGGATTTACTGCGGCAGATTGTGACGGCGGCTCAGGAGCACGTCAGGGAGAAACGCCACAGCGCTGAAG TGGATGACGGTGCGGCGGAGAAGGAGACGCTACCAGAGTTTGGCGAGGGACGGGACACCGGCGGTTTGATTCCTGGACGCTCGCTGGTGTTCGGAGCGCTggagctctgcctctgtgtacTGGTCCGGAAACTTCCACAGCTCAGCCCCAAACTGGCCGGAACCAGCCCAACCG GTCCTGGAGGTTCGGTCTGGAGACTGACTGACAGCGACTGTCACCTGGtgtcttctgctctgtgtgtcctctctgaGTTGCCGTCTGTTTGCTCCCCAGAAG GCAGCGTGTCCATCCTGCCCACTGTCCTCTACCTGCTGCTGGGAGTCCTCCGAGAGCTGGTCCACCagcccagcacacacactg GTTCCCCGGTGGCGGCGGGCTCGGTGGGCGGTGCCGGTCTCGGTTCGGTGGTCCAGGAGGCGCTTCAGGCCCTGAAGTCCGTCGTGACATCTCCGATGAGCCGACAGGAGAAGAGCCGAGGAGCCTGGAACCTCCTGCTGAGATCAGCTGTGAACACCCTGCTGGGACTCTGGGATGctg actctgctgtggACCAGGTCAGCCTGCTCACCGCTCTCACCgtcttcctgctgtctgctggtccGGACGTCTGCGCCGTTGAGCCGCTTCACTCGCTCTGTCTGCGGCGCTTCACTGCCAGCATGGACGCCAAAGACCCGCTG GTTGTGAGTCGCTGTTATCAGCTGTTGACGACGGTGTTCCAGGCTCCGCCCGCCGTGGCCGTCCCCTACATCCAGGCGCTCGGACCGCCGCTGGTCCGCTTCCTGCAG AAGGTGGAGAGGAGTCGTCCTCAGAgtccagaggagctgctgggAGTCCTGGAGGCGGTGCGAGCCATGGAGGCGCTGGTCCAGGCCGCCGACGAGTCCCAGC GTCCTCACCTGGCGGCCATCTTGTTGCCCCTCCTGATCTCCTTCCTCCTGGATGAAAACGCTCTGGGCTCGGCCCCCGCGGCGTCCCGGTCCCTCCACGAGGCGGCGCTCAAGGATCTGATGCGCCTCGGCCCCCAGCACTCCGCCGTCTTCAG gTCTCTCATCGCGTCGTCTCCTCACCTGAAGTCTCGCCTGGAAGCCGCCGTCAAAGGAAACCAGGAGAGTCTGAACACTAAAGCTAGCAGCGCTAACGCCGCCGCCCGCAGCGCCGCCAAGTCCTCCCCCAGCATCACCCTGAAAACCAACTTCCTGTGA